One genomic region from Halarsenatibacter silvermanii encodes:
- a CDS encoding chemotaxis protein CheB, with protein sequence MADREKRPEFPIVGIGASAGGLEAFKEFFSGIPADESLDMAFVLVQHLAPDHKSILTDIIKRHTSMEVLEVENGMPVKPGRVYIIPPDQSMSLNEGKLNLSKPASPHGQQMPIDIFFRSLAQDQGEKAIGIVLSGTGADGTLGLRAIKGQGGMAMVQTPESAKYSGMPNSAINTELIDYQLPPEEMPAKLKSFVSHALKEQDEPAIKITEQEKRFKKIFVILRNQTEHDFSGYKTNTIIRRVQHRMSVQQISKLERYVQYLEHNPGEVDKLFKNLLIGVTSFFREEKAFEVLSERVIPDLFASRREERMIRVWVPGCATGEEAYSLAILFKEHQEKQPENYKVQIFATDIDGKAIAQARRGVFPGSIAADIKSERLSRFFESVDEKENYRVHKEIRNMVIFSEQNLIDDPPFSRLDLISCRNVLIYLKRELQKKILSLFRYALNSEGYLFLGPSENLRESSTSFSAVDESLKIYQLKEGFQSNVEMVENNFLPPMTGTVSVDEKSYADFSEGSEDLSLQEITENKLLEQFVPPAVLVDSQGQVLYIHGRTGSFLEPAPGRAGFYNIVSMARDDLRSEITNALNESVQEEKKVFRPDITVQKQDETLKANLSILPIKNETRPQLQKRLYLIVLEKAGKLTEKEAEEIYDLPMDENISDPEAQKIIDRLRQKLQTKEKSLQNTVEELQTANEELRSSNEELQSTNEELQSTNEELQTSKEELQALNEELKTVNSELENKIEELQQTNTDMKNLISGTGIGTIFVDLDLKILRFTSSVTEFVNLIDSDIGRSIGDIALNLKNYNNLSRDIQKVLDTLIPREVEVQTQNDKWYKMCIQSYRTENNVVEGAVVTFRDIDERKKLENKLDRATASLAEQFVSIAREPVLVLNSEREVLASSSYFCDVFNTSSSAIQGRSLFSITEGIWDTAEIHQLLNDVVNQNAVIIGYELKLDREGKGNNIIKINARQLSLPSSSKKLIVLVCRNIPDNFKITGEEEQEGDNEKR encoded by the coding sequence ATGGCTGACAGAGAAAAAAGGCCTGAATTTCCCATCGTCGGTATCGGGGCTTCTGCTGGAGGTCTTGAGGCTTTCAAAGAATTTTTTTCCGGCATACCAGCGGATGAAAGCCTGGATATGGCATTTGTTCTGGTGCAGCATCTGGCTCCGGATCATAAAAGCATTCTAACCGATATTATTAAGCGGCATACTTCTATGGAAGTTCTGGAAGTAGAGAATGGAATGCCTGTCAAGCCCGGTCGGGTATATATAATTCCTCCCGATCAGAGTATGTCCTTAAATGAGGGAAAGCTGAATCTCAGCAAACCTGCCAGTCCTCACGGTCAGCAGATGCCAATAGATATTTTCTTTCGCTCTCTGGCTCAGGACCAGGGAGAAAAAGCTATAGGCATCGTGCTTTCAGGGACGGGTGCTGATGGAACTTTAGGCCTGCGGGCCATAAAGGGTCAGGGCGGTATGGCCATGGTTCAGACTCCGGAATCTGCTAAATATTCCGGCATGCCCAACAGCGCTATAAACACCGAGTTAATAGATTATCAGCTTCCTCCGGAGGAGATGCCGGCAAAACTTAAATCTTTTGTATCACATGCTTTAAAAGAACAGGATGAGCCTGCTATAAAAATTACGGAGCAGGAGAAAAGGTTTAAGAAAATTTTTGTTATCCTGCGCAACCAGACCGAACATGATTTTTCCGGATATAAGACTAATACCATAATTCGTCGGGTGCAGCACCGCATGTCGGTACAGCAGATTTCAAAGCTGGAAAGATATGTACAGTATTTGGAGCATAATCCGGGAGAGGTTGATAAATTATTTAAAAACCTGCTCATCGGTGTTACCAGTTTTTTTCGGGAGGAGAAAGCTTTTGAAGTTCTGTCCGAGAGGGTAATCCCCGATTTATTTGCCAGCCGCCGGGAAGAAAGAATGATAAGAGTCTGGGTGCCCGGCTGTGCCACAGGAGAGGAAGCCTACTCGCTGGCCATTTTATTTAAAGAGCATCAGGAAAAGCAACCGGAAAATTATAAAGTGCAGATTTTTGCCACCGATATCGACGGTAAAGCCATCGCTCAGGCGCGCCGGGGTGTTTTCCCGGGCAGCATTGCCGCTGATATTAAATCCGAGCGCCTTTCCAGGTTTTTCGAGTCTGTAGACGAGAAGGAAAACTACCGCGTCCACAAAGAAATTCGGAATATGGTGATTTTTTCTGAACAAAATTTGATTGATGATCCTCCCTTTTCTCGTCTGGATTTAATCAGCTGCCGCAATGTGCTCATATATTTAAAGCGGGAGCTGCAGAAGAAAATTTTGTCGCTTTTTCGTTATGCTCTTAATTCAGAGGGCTATCTTTTTCTGGGGCCTTCGGAAAATTTAAGAGAATCCAGCACTTCTTTTTCTGCTGTAGACGAAAGTTTGAAAATTTATCAGTTAAAAGAAGGCTTTCAGAGCAATGTTGAAATGGTTGAGAATAATTTTCTCCCTCCCATGACCGGAACTGTCAGCGTGGATGAAAAATCCTATGCTGATTTTTCTGAGGGCAGCGAAGATTTAAGTCTGCAGGAGATAACCGAAAATAAGCTGCTGGAACAATTTGTGCCCCCGGCGGTTTTAGTTGATTCTCAGGGCCAGGTACTTTATATTCACGGCCGTACCGGTTCATTTTTGGAGCCTGCCCCCGGCAGGGCCGGCTTTTACAATATTGTCAGTATGGCCAGAGACGATCTGAGAAGCGAGATTACCAATGCCCTGAATGAATCCGTCCAGGAAGAGAAGAAAGTTTTTCGTCCTGATATAACCGTGCAAAAACAGGATGAAACTCTGAAGGCAAATTTATCCATCCTGCCCATAAAAAATGAGACCAGGCCGCAGCTGCAGAAAAGATTATATCTGATTGTACTGGAAAAGGCGGGGAAACTTACAGAGAAAGAGGCTGAAGAAATTTACGATCTGCCGATGGATGAAAATATATCGGATCCTGAGGCTCAGAAAATAATTGACAGGCTGCGTCAGAAACTGCAGACCAAAGAGAAATCACTGCAGAATACAGTTGAAGAGCTGCAGACCGCCAATGAAGAGTTGAGATCCTCCAACGAAGAGCTGCAGTCCACAAATGAAGAGCTGCAGTCCACCAATGAGGAACTGCAGACTTCCAAAGAGGAACTGCAGGCCCTGAATGAGGAACTAAAAACTGTCAACTCTGAGCTGGAAAATAAAATAGAGGAGCTGCAGCAGACCAATACCGATATGAAGAACTTGATTTCCGGTACCGGCATAGGAACGATTTTTGTAGATCTGGATCTGAAAATTTTGCGGTTCACCTCCTCTGTAACAGAATTTGTAAATCTTATCGACAGCGATATCGGCAGGTCGATCGGCGATATAGCTCTTAATTTGAAAAATTATAACAACCTCTCCCGGGATATTCAAAAGGTGCTGGATACATTGATTCCCCGGGAAGTTGAAGTGCAGACGCAAAACGATAAATGGTATAAGATGTGCATACAGTCTTATCGCACGGAAAACAACGTCGTTGAAGGAGCGGTTGTTACTTTTAGAGATATTGACGAAAGGAAAAAACTCGAAAACAAACTCGATAGAGCAACCGCGTCGCTGGCCGAACAGTTTGTGAGCATCGCCCGGGAACCGGTTCTGGTATTGAATTCGGAGCGGGAAGTTTTGGCCAGCAGCAGTTATTTCTGTGATGTTTTCAATACGTCTTCTTCTGCTATACAGGGACGGTCATTATTCTCCATAACTGAGGGGATATGGGACACTGCGGAAATACATCAGCTGCTGAATGATGTCGTGAACCAGAATGCAGTTATTATCGGGTATGAACTCAAGCTGGATCGAGAGGGAAAGGGAAATAATATCATAAAAATTAATGCCCGGCAGCTTTCACTGCCATCCAGCTCGAAAAAATTAATTGTACTGGTCTGCCGAAATATTCCTGATAATTTCAAAATAACCGGAGAAGAAGAGCAGGAGGGGGACAATGAAAAACGGTGA